Proteins encoded in a region of the Leopardus geoffroyi isolate Oge1 chromosome E2, O.geoffroyi_Oge1_pat1.0, whole genome shotgun sequence genome:
- the LOC123578513 gene encoding cyclin-P — protein MRAGTFKAPATGPLLQREESPAASPPDPEPPSVLVPDSNREGASVSPGRQARPPGPCVPPGLAEALSALGLAGEREYAGDIFAEVMVCHALPRRALPRAVTPEMRALVVDWLIQVHEYLGLAGDTLYLAVHLLDSYLRAGRVRLQRLQLLGVACLFVACKMEECVLPECASLCLLGAGSFSRAELLRAERRILSRLDFRLHHPGPLLCLGLLAALAGSSPQVTLFATYFLELSLLEAEAAGWEPGRRAAAALSLAHRLLDGAGSGLEPALYRYGSRDLHSWSVFIFLLKKKNFFFNVYF, from the exons ATGCGTGCAGGCACGTTTAAAGCGCCCGCCACAGGTCCTCTGCTCCAGCGGGAAGAG AGTCCCGCTGCCTCGCCGCCCGACCCCGAGCCTCCGAGCGTCCTGGTCCCCGACAGCAACCGCGAGGGCGCGAGCGTGTCTCCAGGACGCCAGGCGCGGCCCCCGGGGCCGTGCGTGCCGCCCGGGCTGGCGGAGGCGCTGAGCGCGCTGGGACTGGCGGGAGAGCGCGAGTACGCTGGGGACATCTTCGCCGAAGTCATG GTGTGCCACGCGCTGCCCCGGAGGGCCCTGCCCCGCGCTGTGACCCCGGAGATGCGCGCGCTCGTGGTGGACTGGCTGATCCAGGTGCAC GAGTACCTGGGCCTGGCGGGGGACACGCTCTACCTGGCGGTGCACCTGCTCGATTCCTACCTGCGCGCCGGCAGAGTGCGCCTCCAGCGCCTGCAGCTGCTGGGCGTGGCCTGCCTGTTCGTGGCCTGCAAAATGGAGGAATGCGTGCTTCCCGAG tgtgcctccctctgcctcctgggcGCTGGCTCCTTCTCGCGGGCCGAACTCCTGCGCGCAGAGCGCCGCATCCTGAGCCGCTTGGATTTCCGGCTGCACCACCCGGGCCCTCTACTCTGCCTCGGGCTCCTCGCCGCGCTGGCCGGGAGCAGCCCCCAG GTGACGCTCTTTGCCACCTATTTTCTGGAGCTGTCTCTGCTGGAGGCCGAGGCAGCGGGATGGGAGCCGGGTCGGCGCGCAGCTGCGGCGCTGAGCCTGGCGCATCGCTTGCTCGACGGGGCGGGCTCCGGCCTGGAGCCGGCGCTTTACAGGTATGGCTCCAGGGACCTACATTCCTggtcagtctttatttttttacttaaaaaaaaaaattttttttttaatgtttatttttga